The Helianthus annuus cultivar XRQ/B chromosome 11, HanXRQr2.0-SUNRISE, whole genome shotgun sequence region cgactgtgaatagtaggaagtaacaacgcgataaagttaatcaatcaataatcaagctaatcgattcaatcgaactcgagactcgaattatgtgaactctggtgttattatacgtgtgtgtgtgccttatgtgttacttgtgcgcgtttacttatatgtttggtgtggtattcaagcgaatcaatcaaaaatcgaatcgaaactcggaaagcaatcgaactcaatcgaaaccgacatcgatacgtgacttatagaagattgtatgttagatatagtagctgggactgaaagtaatttgactaggaactctatcgtattcgtatcatcgtccatcgaaatcgaaacatcaaaaatcgtcgcgaaatactcaaagtgggtcgcggatcgaacaggagacatccggatcgaacaggccagccgatcggctagcatcttcctagccgatcgagcagcccattcgatcggagctcctggccgatcggctgccactttcctcttttggagcctataaatagggctgtcattgtcacactttccatttttggaaagctctgaccgaaccagccttcttcttcaccttttctcagatttctctcaactccggtaagttttcactctaattcttgtacgttttttatcactacatgattctacacctttctatctttcaaaactcgatttctaaccgtgaaatcaccaagatccaagtgttcttgggtgatgtcatcatggtgttcttgaagaacaccaaactttggcctcattcaaccgtgaatagcttagatctgaccgatttccacataaacaaactaagattcttacaaatcttaacattttatgaataatttccaactttcttcaaccttttatactcaaaaccttaaaaccggtagaaacggagcttgaaccggctaactaatcattctaacagttaagaggttcaagattcggattctatatactaggttcaccgacgatgggttaaactctaaaccgacgttccgaaccgttcactggccggacttgggtgattcctgtccgagtcgaagaaacgagtaggaacagaggatatcatagttcaactcgttatcaaaactacctcgatatgacgACAAGTAATTAAACAGCCACGGGTTTGACGAAAGgtcgaccaggtcagacttgctggccgaacggctaggctgttcgaacagcccagccgatcggacatgccagccgatcgaccgggccagccgatcggctagcacatggtcccacacttttcgaattttatgaagtatgctattgacgaagtgatgttcgatcgaatacgctactcgattggtaaacattactcttcggatcatgagatactatgcttcaacacttaatcgtttttacaactcgttcgtagtatggaatgccagccgatcgaacagtccgttcgatcgagcgacatcctgttgagcATCACTCTaaggttcccagccgatcgattaagtcggccgatcgaacggaccgtttgatcgatcgacctgaaaggtaaggacatttttgtgttctcatatactacaacgaaaacttcaaaagttcaaatcctcaaacacaaacacaccagaggaagaaacaatccactcgaatggcccagccgatcgagcctaccggccgatcgaacaggactgtccaaacggacctaccagccgatcgaacagcccgttcgatcgaacctgccgttcgatcgaccagcctattcgatccattcacacttgtcttattttccacgttactcattgttgtgctatcgaactattcaggctaaccctactctcagcgctcccttcaatccataattaatcactgtgagtatactcgatccctttttgcttttagcacttttgggtgttacatacgttgcttatatcaaaacataaacgatcacactactcaaactatttgaacgctaaccaatatgcatgtattacgtgacttaatgatcgcttgttgattgtgtttacacgtggaatgctgtctacctgccttaacgacgtagtactatagtttggactcagcacccgttcacacgggggttgttaaggacaattacttgcatggattacggtggtaatcatgtattgcgaaccgtctcggacggtcaacccgcagtcattggtatcgataggtccatgtcgataattaacatgcttcgttttcctccgtgtacgtgctggttatgcgtaaactattcgaactctatatgctattatcaaacttgtatgctcaactttacattttatgtattgactttattttaacgtatgtgacaggtaattaggatgcttatttgctaggaaagcaaggctagaataagtttctagaaggcccccaacaaatagttgtctgccaagaacaagcatctgaggcatagttgtctgtagatcttgtcctctggcattacagccaggaagtcaacagaatagggatctagaagcagataaaccattgctgtaataatatttgaatctgagttgtcggaacggaatttcttgtttggatgattaactgtaatgacatgtttgtttattctggatacggtatgggacgtatctttaactggattatataaatagttgttatggaaacttctgaacaatctgttcccctcagtgccgcgccccgatgattccgccatcggttggggtgtgacagtgatgctcggtttacctcgagactgtgggaaacatttcaagcagcGCTTGGCACGTCGCTTAATTTGAGTatcgcattccatcctcaaaccgacggacagactgagagaacgatccgtactcttgaagacatgctccgtgcgtgtgtcatagactttggtggtagttggaacaaacacctgccattagtcgaattctcgtacaacaatagttaccatgccagcatccaaatggcacccttcgaggccttatatggaaggagatgtcgttcgcctattgtgtggcacgagatcggtcactcgcaactaaccggtcccgagatactacaagaaacgactgacaaaatcctccagattcgagacaacttggtaaaagctcgaagtagacagaaaagttacgccgatagaagacgcaagccccttgaatttgacgttggcgactatgtactcctaaaggtatccccttggaatggtgtagtcagattcggcaagaaagggaaactagcgcctcggtatgttggaccttttaagattctggaaaggatcggaaaagtcgcctacagactcgaactaccggaagaactcagtaacgtccacccgactttccatgtgtctaacctccgaaaatgccttgctgatcatgatctaatcgtaccactcgacgatcttcaggtcaacgaaaccttacacttcgtggaaaagcctgtcgaaatcatggatcgccaaaccaagcaactcaggcgctcacgcatccctatcgtgaaagtccgatgggaaggcaaacgaggcgcggagttcgcttgggaactcgaaagcgacatgaaggccaagtacccgcagttctttgaataaagatctgaagcatcaaattggtaaaatgactcacggtgatgtgcagcttcgagcctaatttcgggacgaaattccctaaacaaggggaggctgtaacaccccgtgttttcgaatgtcaaagtcaaagtccaagtcaacttagacttctttgactgttaatggtCTTTCcttatttttgtattatgtggagtaagtgttaaaTAAAATGATctaatgtttaatcaatgcgaccgatttacgactgtgaatagtaggaagtaacaatgcgataaagttaatcaatcaataatcaagctaatcgactcatcaatcgaactcgagattcgaactatgcgaaactggtgtggtaatacttacgtgtgtgtgccttatgtgttacttgtgagtgtttactttatgttttgtgtggtaatcaatcgaaactcgaaccgaaactcgaaactcaatcaaaatcgaagTCGAACGGTGAATTaaagatgattgtatgttagatatagtggttgggactgaaagtaatttgactaggaactctatcgtattcgtatcatcgtccatcgaaatcgaaatatcgaaaaccgtcgcgaaacactcgaaaAGGGTTGCTGATGGAACAGGAAgcaccctgatcgaacaggccagccacgttctatggttcaactcgttgtcaaaatacctcaaaatcatatcaaaacaatcaaaacagccaagtggtagacgaaaggccgaccaggtcagaattgctggtcgaacggctaggctgtccgaacgaacagcccagccgatcggacataccagcgatcgaccgggccagccgatcggctagcacatggtcccacacttttcaaacttcatgaagtatgctattgacgaagtgatgttcgatcgaatatgctactcgattggtaaacattactcttcggatcatgagatactatgcttcagcacttaatcgattctacaactcgttcgtagtatggggtgccacccgatcgagcctgctactcgatcgagcgacatccaaCTAAGGAACCACTATCGAAGTgtataaccgatcggttaagccggccgatcgaacaggccgttcgatcgattgacctgaaaggtaagaacacttcagtgttctcaaatactacaacgaaaacttcaaaagttcaaaccatcatacacaaacacatcagaggaagaaacaatccactcggatggtccagccgatcgagcctaccggccgatcgaacaggactgttcaaacggactttcaaatcgaatgaacagcccgttcgatcgaacctgctgtcgatcgactaggctattcgatccatttacactcgtttgcatttccgcgttactcattattgtgctatcgaactattcaggctaaccctactctcagcgctcccttcaatccataatcaaccaTTGTGAGTACactcgaatccctttttgctttaacacTTTTGGGGGTTACATACGTTATTTATCaaaatcgaacacactattcaaactatttgaacgctaaccgatcgCATGtgttacgtgactaaatgaatgcttgttgttatgtttacacgtggtatgctgtctacctgccttagcaacgtagtactatagtttggactcagcacccgttcacacgggggttgttaaggacaattacttgcatggattacggtggtaatcatgtattgcgaactgtcccggacagtcaacccgcagacgttggtatcgatagatccatgtcgataattaacatgcatcctttctctctgtgtacgtgctggttatgcgtaaactattcgaactctatatgctattatcaaacttgtgtgctcacctttacattgtatgtattgactttattttaacgtatgtgacaggtatataggatgcttacttgctcttCCTGCTGTGAAAtaaaggctaggaaagagtctagaaaccaagacactttatatttatgtacttaaatatgagttgtcggaacatgttttgtttgaaggatatctatgtctgtaataactaaatttatcttatgggtcacggtatgggacgtgatatttaaactattcggtaataatagttgttatggaatttctttgaacaatccgtttcgctcagtgccatgccccgatgattccgccatcggttagggtgtgacattTGGTGCACTGGTTGATCATATTTGAACACCTTATATAAATGTGAACTAAGTGTATCAATATATCTGCAGCAAGTATTGGAGGGTGATTTGTTCACATTGGACCTGCAGTTCTTATAACAGATGCATAGAACAGGTTCAGAATTAGTAATTTACCAGTTTTGGAGTCTTTGCTTGTTAGTAATTTACCAGTTCTTATAACAGATGTTTGGTATTTAATTTACCAGGTTCAGATTTTGTATTATAGAATCATAGAACAGGTATTTGATTTTGGCGGGAAGGGTTTTCGAAGTTGCAGGGGGTAATGTTGTGTCTTAACACAAAGTACAGGGGGTAATAACAAAGGACAAATTAGTAATTTACCAGTGGGGGGTAATTGTGCGACTTAACAGGAATGTTGGGGGGTAAAAtgtaagggtaatatagtcatttcaacTTAGACTTAACAGTTCTGTTACCCATTTTGACGCCGGGGGGTAAAAGTGCGACATAAGGGtgaacagtggggggtaaaattgcaattatttccttaggggtagacatgccaatgacccctaacctcaggggggAAATTGCACTTTACTCGATATTTAAAATACCCAAACTCTATTAAACATTTAAACCTAATCCCTATCAGACCCCCAAATTCTGCAGGCCTCAGCTGGGATGATTTTGAGACGCGTTTTGACTGGAACTTGGTCCGATTTTGGTTCCAATCCTGGTAAAACCTTGTTTCACTTGACTACCCTTATCCAATTTCTATCGATTTTGACCTAATTTATATGCTATTGTTGTGAATCACTAATATAGAGTTTACCGTTTGTTTAAAGTATTGTTTCCTGATTTGAATTAACAATATTCTCGTTTTATAAAATGTGATTTGAATTGGTCTTTAAACTTTTCAGTTTTGATAGCAACATGTAGTTTAGTTTGAGTTTAGTTTTGATAGCAACATGTAGTTTAGTTTGAGTTCGGCGAACAgggaagtttgtttgtgttcgttcgtgtttattaaacaaacaaacacgaactaGAAATTTCGTTGGTTTAGTtaaaatgaacgaacatgaacattggccacgttcgttcatttatgttcttGAACGTTCGGTAACCTGTTCCATAGTTCATTAgcgtttttagtttttatatcttatttaaatacttcaaaattccgacaaataaaatatttaataagtgtgtgtattatatattctgtctataaacgtttgtttgtgttcgtttgtttccatttgtgttcgtTAACATGtattgcctaaaattaacaaacaaacacaaacgaacacgaacaaggtcatttccttaacaaacgaacacgaacataaaatctcgttcagtaagtgttcatgaacagttcgtgaacacatatatttcttaacaaacgaacactgacaaggtcttgttcgtgttcgttcagtaTGCTTCAATGTGCGAAATCATCTGTCAATCATCGTTCAGGTTACTTTCTTCACCAACTCTCTATCCAATTTCAGCAACTTCATGCGAACTACAGTCGTCCCCCTTTCAAAAACCGATACAACGATGAAGATGAGAACAATGTTAGAAAGAGAAAGGACACTCAACAAGATCATTTGCAGCTATACAAAAGCTGGGGGCAACATCTTTTGACTAACCCAAGAGTCCTTGATTCCATTATCAGGAACTCTGGAGTTGGCCCAACTGATACCGTGCTCGAAATCGGTCCGGGTACTGGAAACCTTACCATGAGGCTTCTTGAAGCTGCTAAAAAAGTTGTTGCGGTGGAAGTTGATAATCGTATGGTGGAGATTCTTCACACTCGTGTTTCTGAAAGTGGGCTTCGTGAAAAGTTGACGGTATGTTTTTGTAACAATGAGTTGCTTataaagtgtttgatgaaatgcctcgcAGAATATGTGTTAATTGTCTTTGCAGTAGTAACATGTATGTATAGATGCTACCATAGTCTATTCAGTAAACGGTTCATATCAGGAAAAATCCCCACACTTTCTCACGTTTTCACAGAAAAATCACTCAATATATTTTTGTCAAGGTTGGAGAATTCGCTAGTTCTAGTCGGCcggtgaggtggggactagcaactactcgggattaatcggatcgggttttttatatgtatttttcagttttatgtatacatatacatatacttatacatatttttataggtaaatattttaaatACCTAGGTTTTAACTCTAACTCAACTcatttttttaagtatacaagattaattgttggaattcacatggtttggttggaaactgcccggaatttagaggttttggccAGAATATACAGGTTTTTTGCCGGAATCTGGTCGGATTCGTCGATTTTTGGCTGGccgactaggtccgactaggcccgactagcgattaataGACTGATTAATGAAAAATTACTCAGTTActggccgactagcgattaatcgccgcctagtcgcgatttttacaacactgattTTTGTTATATAAAAGTCAAACTTGAAAAAGTCTCTACACTAGTTTAAAATGTATCTACTTGTGAAAAGTTTTTAAAACAATGACTCATTACCCCTTAAGTTTCTCAAGAGGCCGCTTATTGTACAATAGGGCTTAACGTACATTGCGTACGCGAGGCATTATCAACATGCAATTTTGGTATTATTGAACGTCATGCGATTTGGGTTTTCTTTTATAACATGCGATAATGATTTTTTTATACATCCATGCgatttataaatatatacatgCGAAAATGGTTGGTTTTTTGCACATGCGAAGTTTGATTCTCCCATGCGATTTCATGTTATGAACGTGCGATTTCtaatcgcgtacgtaatgtacgttaagACCAATTGTACGATATAATTTTTCAGTTTCTCAAAATATGATTTATATAAGTTTCTTTTGCAAAAAATTGACCGTCATTTCGTCAAATTTAGCgtcattattatttttttcacaaGTACATGCATTCTAAACAAGTGTATGGACTTTAAAGAAGCTGGGTTGGGGGAGGGGGGCGGACTTTTTCCTGTTTTTATTGACACGTGGAGGGACTTTTCTATAGCAAAAATATATATAGTGACTTTTTCATGAACAATGAAAAAGTATGTTGGTTTATAATGATATTTACCCCTCAAAAAAAGCTATGCAGTTAGTGCGCTAAAAAATCGGATACCGGTCAAGGactgatatttgagatatcggttatcgcggtgggatatcggtaattttaatatcatgctgaatttatatatatagcaatttaacactaacaattcagtatactttcctaccattaacaaattaattttttgcaacttgcaaaacactaacaattgtagcacgtaggaactgattaagaattataacactaacaattaacaactaagacttaaaacacttatagcagcaataagaagaacgacgaatggtagaactaagaagaaaggtactaaTATCGAGAaaatcggtcaaatatcggttcCGATATTATCTCAACAGAGGACTGAGATATcgcgatattaactgcatagaatAAAAGATAAAACCTTCATTCTATTGAATTTTTATAattgaattgtttttttttgtgCAGATTATATGTAAGGATGCACTAAAGGCAGATTTTCCTGATTTTGATCTTGTGGTGGCAAACATTCCTTACGGAATATCATCACCGCTAGTGGCGAAGCTGGTTTTTGGCGGGTACAGTTTTCGAGGTGCAACTCTTCTTCTCCAGAAAGAGTTTGCTACTCGACTCTTGGCTAATCCCGGTGACTCAGAGTTTAATCGACTGGCTGTCAACGTGAAACTGGTAGCTGATGTTGAGCACGTCATGAACGTAAGCAAAAAAGATTTTGTACCCATACCAAAAGTCGACTCCTCAGTTGTTAAAATCCGTTTGAAAACCGAAATCCCGGATGTAAATCTAAACGAGTGGTGGGCGTTCACTAAAACCTGTTTTGGTAAGAAAAACAAGACGTTGGGTGCGACATTCAGGCAGAAGAAAAAAGTTGCGGAGCTTTTGAATCTGTCAAAATTAACAAGCGTTGATGGAGATGTTGTGCAGCGTGAATGTTGTAATGAAAGTGATGACGGTGAAGATGAATGTAACATTTCGGGAACGGATGTGAATTTGTTTAAGGAAAAACTTGTTGGGATTCTTAGAACCGCTGGGCTTGAAGATAAGAGACCGTCGAAACTATCGAATGACGAGTTAATGTATTTGCTTTCGTTATTCAACCAGGCGGGAATATGGTTCCGTGATCAGGATAAGCCAAGGGATATCAATGCAGCATTTGCTGGATTATAATGTAAGATAATATGGCTCATTGATTTTGTTTGTGTTACTATATACCTGTAATATTTATTTGTTGAATTGGTAATTCTGGACTTCTCATATGATTTTGGCTATTATTGACAATATCCTCACAACCTTATAAGTGTATTGTGGGTAGGGTTTTCCAACTGGCTTGTGGCTTGTAACCAGGGGTGCAAACGAGACGAGTTTATGAGAGACCGAGTTCTACTCGGTTCTAGCTTTGTTTTCAACGCTCAAGCTCGGCTGGTTGGTAGTTTCTtgagctcgggctcgactcgtttaatatctattaattaatatattaagtaaAAACAATATAATTAATAGACTCGTTTAGGCTGGCGAGCTTGATAAGGGAAGcttgggctcgtttactaaaaaaactttatttttagtTTGGGCTGGGGGTCGTAAAAAGGTTTGAATAAGTTCGGCTCTGCTCGTTTACAAGACAACTTTAAATAAGGGGCAAGTGTaactaaatattaatt contains the following coding sequences:
- the LOC110889497 gene encoding ribosomal RNA small subunit methyltransferase, mitochondrial isoform X1 — protein: MILRRVLTGTWSDFGSNPGYFLHQLSIQFQQLHANYSRPPFKNRYNDEDENNVRKRKDTQQDHLQLYKSWGQHLLTNPRVLDSIIRNSGVGPTDTVLEIGPGTGNLTMRLLEAAKKVVAVEVDNRMVEILHTRVSESGLREKLTIICKDALKADFPDFDLVVANIPYGISSPLVAKLVFGGYSFRGATLLLQKEFATRLLANPGDSEFNRLAVNVKLVADVEHVMNVSKKDFVPIPKVDSSVVKIRLKTEIPDVNLNEWWAFTKTCFGKKNKTLGATFRQKKKVAELLNLSKLTSVDGDVVQRECCNESDDGEDECNISGTDVNLFKEKLVGILRTAGLEDKRPSKLSNDELMYLLSLFNQAGIWFRDQDKPRDINAAFAGL
- the LOC110889497 gene encoding ribosomal RNA small subunit methyltransferase, mitochondrial isoform X2; amino-acid sequence: MRLLEAAKKVVAVEVDNRMVEILHTRVSESGLREKLTIICKDALKADFPDFDLVVANIPYGISSPLVAKLVFGGYSFRGATLLLQKEFATRLLANPGDSEFNRLAVNVKLVADVEHVMNVSKKDFVPIPKVDSSVVKIRLKTEIPDVNLNEWWAFTKTCFGKKNKTLGATFRQKKKVAELLNLSKLTSVDGDVVQRECCNESDDGEDECNISGTDVNLFKEKLVGILRTAGLEDKRPSKLSNDELMYLLSLFNQAGIWFRDQDKPRDINAAFAGL